In one window of Erythrolamprus reginae isolate rEryReg1 chromosome 1, rEryReg1.hap1, whole genome shotgun sequence DNA:
- the CHP1 gene encoding calcineurin B homologous protein 1 has product MGSRASTLLRDEEIEEVKKETGFSHSQITRLYSRFTSLDKGENGTLSREDFQRIPELAINPLGDRIINAFFPEGEDQVNFRGFMRTLAHFRPIEDNEKSRDQNGPEPLNSRSNKLHFAFRLYDLDKDDKISRDELLQVLRMMVGVNISDEQLGSIADRTIQEADQDGDSAISFTEFVKVLEKVDVEQKMSIRFLH; this is encoded by the exons ATGGGTTCTCGGGCGTCTACGCTGCTCAGGGACGAGGAGATCGAGGAGGTCAAGAAGGAGACGGGCT ttTCTCATAGTCAGATTACTCGTCTATACAGTCGGTTTACTAGCCTGGACAAAGGAGAGAATGGTACCCTAAG CCGTGAAGACTTTCAACGCATTCCAGAACTTGCTATTAACCCATTGGGGGATAGGATTATCAATGCCTTTTTCCCAGAAGG AGAAGATCAGGTGAATTTCCGTGGATTCATGAGAACTTTGGCTCACTTCCGACCCATTGAAGATAATGAAAAAAGCAGAGACCAGAATGGCCCAGAACCTCTTAATAGCCGGAGCAACAAATTGCACT TTGCTTTTCGATTATATGACTTGGACAAAGATGATAAAATTTCTCGAGATGAACTGCTTCAG GTCTTGCGGATGATGGTTGGTGTAAATATCTCTGATGAACAACTTGGTAGTATTGCTGATAGAACAATCCAGGAGGCTGATCAAGATGGTGACAGTGCAATCTCCTTTACAGAGTTTGTAAAA GTTTTGGAAAAAGTGGATGTAGAACAAAAAATGAGCATCCGATTTCTTCACTGA